The following are encoded together in the Leptolyngbyaceae cyanobacterium genome:
- a CDS encoding LuxR C-terminal-related transcriptional regulator, with protein sequence MNANSLAVATQEIPTLTAWKNSRFSIQEVSQPKHDRSEFRTVGSALFDSPWIALAEALREGVMVISRHTKPMYVNQQAKEICQKLGDSNRYFGNLPLAISEVCHRLIKNGNSINSPLIVECQTNQGETIRMRASWLNLPCNDDSNQYIIVFLENRDRILQEELQFEQQKYQLTDREMEIWSLLRQDYSYQEIAGTLHISLNTVKTHVKNIYAKKRWNQEKDCQEAC encoded by the coding sequence ATGAACGCTAACTCACTGGCTGTGGCTACCCAAGAAATACCTACCTTGACAGCTTGGAAAAACTCTCGCTTTAGCATCCAAGAAGTTTCTCAACCAAAACACGATCGTTCAGAATTTCGTACAGTTGGCAGTGCATTATTCGATTCACCTTGGATAGCTTTAGCCGAAGCACTAAGGGAAGGCGTAATGGTGATTTCTCGCCACACCAAACCAATGTACGTAAATCAGCAAGCCAAGGAAATTTGCCAAAAATTAGGTGACTCTAATCGATATTTTGGCAACCTACCCTTAGCCATCTCAGAAGTTTGTCATCGATTGATTAAAAACGGCAACTCTATAAATTCTCCTTTAATAGTTGAATGCCAAACCAATCAAGGAGAAACCATTCGGATGCGTGCTAGTTGGTTAAACCTACCATGTAACGATGACAGTAACCAATACATCATCGTATTTTTGGAAAACCGCGATCGAATCCTGCAAGAAGAATTACAATTCGAGCAGCAAAAGTACCAGTTAACCGACCGGGAAATGGAGATTTGGTCGCTGCTAAGACAAGATTACAGTTATCAAGAAATTGCCGGAACACTGCATATCAGCTTGAACACGGTGAAAACCCACGTTAAAAATATCTATGCCAAAAAGCGCTGGAATCAAGAGAAAGATTGCCAGGAAGCGTGTTAA
- the cofG gene encoding 7,8-didemethyl-8-hydroxy-5-deazariboflavin synthase subunit CofG has product MKLHTSGVITYSPAYTLVPTYECFNRCEYCNFRVDPGEDTWLTLIEAENVLKSLQNKGICEILILSGEVHPNSPKRQAWFKLIYDLCELALKLGFLPHTNVGPLSYREMAELKKVNVSMGLMLEQSTPKLLDNVHKYAPSKLPELRLQQLEWAGELRIPFTTGLLLGIGESEADWWESLAAISQVHQRWGNIQEVILQPHSPGNQQIWQAPAFDPHKLPAVIAKAREILPLDITIQIPPNLVQEPSWLLACLDAGARDLGGIGPKDEVNPDYPHPEYQKLAEILSPAGWELVVRLPVYSQYDDRLSDELQINVKRWRNAFAKRSTTIL; this is encoded by the coding sequence ATGAAGTTACATACTTCCGGTGTCATCACTTACAGCCCTGCTTATACCCTAGTTCCCACTTACGAATGTTTTAATCGATGTGAATATTGTAATTTTCGAGTAGATCCGGGTGAAGACACTTGGCTAACTCTCATCGAAGCCGAAAATGTTCTAAAATCGCTACAAAACAAAGGTATTTGTGAAATTCTCATTCTCAGCGGCGAAGTACATCCCAACTCACCAAAAAGACAAGCTTGGTTTAAACTGATTTACGATTTATGCGAACTGGCGTTAAAATTAGGATTTTTACCTCATACCAATGTTGGGCCTCTCAGTTATCGGGAAATGGCTGAGTTGAAAAAAGTAAATGTTTCAATGGGATTAATGTTGGAGCAGTCAACACCTAAATTATTAGATAATGTGCATAAGTACGCTCCCAGTAAGTTACCGGAATTACGGTTGCAACAGTTAGAATGGGCGGGAGAATTGAGGATTCCTTTTACTACTGGCTTGTTGTTGGGAATTGGTGAAAGCGAAGCAGATTGGTGGGAAAGTTTAGCAGCAATTTCGCAAGTTCATCAGCGATGGGGAAATATTCAAGAAGTTATTTTACAACCCCATAGTCCAGGTAATCAGCAAATATGGCAAGCACCAGCTTTCGATCCTCATAAATTACCAGCGGTAATTGCCAAAGCACGAGAAATTTTACCATTAGATATTACGATTCAAATTCCACCCAATTTGGTGCAAGAACCAAGTTGGTTACTCGCTTGTTTAGATGCTGGTGCGCGAGATTTGGGAGGAATTGGGCCAAAAGATGAAGTTAATCCCGATTATCCCCATCCAGAATATCAAAAATTAGCAGAAATTTTATCGCCTGCGGGTTGGGAATTAGTGGTGCGTTTGCCAGTTTATTCGCAATATGACGATCGCTTATCGGATGAATTGCAAATAAATGTGAAGCGGTGGCGAAATGCCTTTGCAAAAAGAAGCACTACAATTTTGTAG
- a CDS encoding tetratricopeptide repeat protein has product MATLDRYEKAKVKVNDLKSQPIESENQNFWYQRGERLADLGCYEEALVNFEKAIALAPQYCAAWVFRGAMQIHLKQYEEALNSCNKALEIQPDDKEAWTFRGAALSHLGRYREAYDSYDRATGNQPRSKWRKLWQNLMGWKQTNSLQT; this is encoded by the coding sequence ATGGCTACCTTAGACCGCTATGAAAAGGCAAAGGTGAAAGTTAACGATCTCAAAAGCCAGCCTATTGAATCGGAAAACCAGAATTTTTGGTATCAACGAGGCGAGAGGTTAGCTGACTTGGGTTGTTATGAAGAAGCACTGGTGAATTTTGAGAAAGCGATCGCGTTAGCACCGCAATACTGCGCCGCCTGGGTATTCCGAGGCGCTATGCAGATCCATCTCAAACAATATGAAGAAGCGCTGAACAGTTGTAACAAAGCGCTAGAAATTCAACCAGACGATAAAGAAGCGTGGACGTTCAGGGGTGCAGCACTTTCCCACTTAGGCAGATACCGAGAAGCATATGATAGTTACGATCGCGCGACGGGAAACCAACCGCGATCGAAATGGCGAAAACTATGGCAAAACTTGATGGGATGGAAGCAAACCAACAGTTTGCAGACTTGA
- the hflX gene encoding GTPase HflX codes for MKSSQLKQLQRLYHQRLPGDLITTRDFAEKLGEITAELNQPACIYINRRGQVIRVGVGTPRQTQIPPLEIPRYGAERLSGIRCIATQLKPEVPNEAALTAMAIQRLDALVVLNVTESGFKRRGGGATGYVKEAYLAHLIPNNEDNPDRPAETAETEKAWIISPPMSLDALIQQDFLDLVGSLEAEFQREFVGQQVDLDRDRVLLVGVMTEKMTPQEFQNTLDELTRLVDTAGGEVLHTLKQKRSRLHPQTVVGEGKVQEIALSAQTLGANLIVFDRDLSPSQVRNLETQIGIRVVDRTELILDIFAQRAQSGAGKLQVELAQLEYMLPRLTGRGRAMSRLGGGIGTRGPGETKLETERRAIQRRISRLQQEVNQLQAHRSRLRQNRQHKEVPSVALVGYTNAGKSTLLNVLTNAEVYTADQLFATLDPTTRRLLVTDPDNGAEIAIVLTDTVGFIHELPPALMDAFRATLEEVTEADALLHLVDLSHPAWQSQIRSVMAILSEMPITPGPALIAFNKIDQVDGNNLAIAQEEFPQAVYISASERLGLETLRQRLAQLVNYAVSSQ; via the coding sequence TTGAAGTCCAGCCAACTCAAGCAGTTGCAGCGACTTTACCATCAGCGCTTACCAGGCGATCTCATTACCACGCGAGATTTTGCCGAAAAGTTGGGTGAAATTACCGCCGAACTTAATCAACCAGCGTGCATCTACATCAACCGTCGGGGACAAGTCATCCGCGTGGGAGTTGGAACGCCTCGCCAAACGCAAATTCCCCCTCTGGAAATCCCCCGCTACGGTGCGGAACGACTCAGCGGTATTCGTTGCATTGCTACCCAGTTAAAGCCAGAAGTTCCCAACGAAGCAGCTTTAACTGCAATGGCAATTCAGCGTTTAGATGCTTTAGTGGTGCTAAACGTCACCGAATCGGGATTTAAAAGACGAGGTGGTGGCGCGACTGGTTATGTGAAAGAAGCTTATCTGGCTCATCTCATTCCTAATAATGAGGATAACCCAGATCGGCCTGCGGAAACTGCGGAAACGGAAAAGGCTTGGATTATCTCGCCACCGATGAGTTTAGATGCGTTGATCCAGCAAGATTTTCTCGATTTAGTAGGAAGTCTGGAAGCAGAATTCCAGCGAGAATTTGTCGGACAACAAGTAGACCTCGATCGCGATCGAGTTTTACTGGTAGGGGTGATGACGGAAAAGATGACCCCCCAAGAATTTCAAAACACCTTAGATGAATTGACGCGATTAGTCGATACTGCTGGGGGAGAAGTATTGCATACCCTCAAACAAAAGCGATCGCGTTTGCATCCCCAAACCGTAGTCGGTGAAGGTAAAGTACAAGAAATTGCCCTCAGCGCACAAACTTTGGGAGCCAACTTAATCGTATTCGATCGCGACCTGTCACCCAGCCAAGTTCGCAACTTAGAAACTCAAATTGGCATTCGGGTAGTCGATCGTACCGAACTAATATTAGATATCTTTGCTCAACGGGCTCAATCCGGGGCTGGGAAATTACAAGTAGAACTAGCCCAGTTAGAATATATGCTGCCGCGACTAACCGGAAGAGGTCGCGCCATGTCCCGGTTAGGGGGCGGTATCGGGACTCGTGGCCCAGGTGAAACTAAATTAGAAACGGAACGCCGCGCCATTCAGCGTCGGATCTCGCGACTGCAACAGGAAGTCAATCAACTGCAAGCACATCGATCGCGCTTGCGGCAAAATCGCCAACACAAAGAAGTTCCCTCCGTTGCATTAGTCGGCTATACCAACGCTGGCAAATCTACATTATTAAATGTATTGACCAACGCGGAAGTATATACCGCCGACCAATTGTTCGCTACCCTCGATCCGACTACCCGACGCTTGCTAGTCACCGATCCGGACAATGGGGCAGAAATCGCGATCGTACTCACCGACACGGTAGGGTTTATTCACGAACTACCCCCCGCCTTAATGGATGCTTTCCGCGCCACCTTAGAAGAAGTCACGGAAGCAGACGCCTTGCTGCATCTGGTGGATCTTTCCCATCCCGCATGGCAGAGTCAGATTCGATCGGTAATGGCGATTTTATCAGAAATGCCTATTACTCCTGGCCCAGCCTTAATCGCTTTTAACAAAATCGATCAAGTTGATGGAAATAACCTCGCCATAGCGCAAGAAGAATTTCCCCAAGCGGTGTATATCTCCGCCAGCGAACGTCTTGGTTTAGAAACCTTGCGCCAGAGACTAGCACAACTGGTGAATTACGCCGTTTCTAGTCAGTGA
- a CDS encoding PEP-CTERM sorting domain-containing protein: MKNAFSTIIKTSLLAATVSIASSFVASPASAFQFGFNNITNNDAANKATGENQLFIDVLDAAGGENLNATQALFKFSNVGPKASSITQIYFDNSDVLKNIFSIADSGDGVSFEIPRRVGNLPGGNSLTNRFEGNFSIEPAGATAPNGVNPGEWVSVLFNLNPGKTLQNVFNDLTSGALRVGFHVQAFGNGGSEAFVNKPTVVQLPPVEQPQQPVEQPQQPVEQPQQPVEQPPAPTENRVSVPEPTTIGGLALITAALGLSRRKFNKKS, translated from the coding sequence ATGAAAAACGCATTCTCTACCATAATCAAAACTTCTCTCCTAGCTGCTACTGTTTCGATCGCTTCCTCTTTTGTTGCTTCCCCAGCTAGTGCGTTCCAATTTGGATTCAATAATATTACTAATAACGACGCGGCAAACAAAGCAACTGGAGAAAACCAGTTATTTATCGATGTGTTAGATGCTGCCGGTGGAGAAAACCTCAACGCCACCCAAGCTTTGTTCAAGTTCAGCAATGTGGGGCCAAAGGCTTCTTCAATTACCCAAATATACTTCGATAACTCTGATGTTTTAAAGAATATTTTTTCGATCGCTGACAGCGGTGATGGTGTTTCTTTTGAAATCCCCAGGAGGGTAGGTAATCTACCTGGAGGAAATTCTCTTACTAATCGTTTTGAAGGAAACTTCAGCATTGAGCCTGCTGGTGCAACGGCTCCTAATGGGGTAAACCCTGGAGAATGGGTTAGCGTTCTATTCAATTTGAACCCAGGCAAAACTTTACAGAACGTTTTCAATGATTTGACCAGTGGCGCTCTGCGGGTAGGTTTCCACGTCCAAGCTTTTGGAAATGGTGGAAGTGAAGCTTTTGTGAATAAGCCAACAGTAGTGCAGTTACCACCAGTCGAACAGCCGCAGCAACCAGTCGAACAACCACAGCAGCCAGTCGAACAGCCGCAGCAGCCAGTCGAACAGCCCCCAGCACCCACAGAAAATCGCGTTTCCGTACCGGAACCGACAACAATTGGCGGATTGGCCTTAATAACCGCTGCATTGGGACTGTCCCGCCGCAAGTTTAACAAGAAATCTTAG
- the grxC gene encoding glutaredoxin 3, which yields MAAKVEIYTWSTCPFCIRAKSLLKRKGVDFTEYCIDGDEQARAKMAQRANGRRSVPQIFIDDQHVGGCDDIHALDAQGKLDPLLQ from the coding sequence ATGGCCGCTAAAGTTGAAATCTATACTTGGAGTACCTGTCCCTTTTGTATCCGCGCTAAGAGTTTGCTCAAGCGAAAGGGAGTTGACTTTACGGAATATTGCATTGATGGAGATGAGCAAGCCAGAGCTAAGATGGCTCAAAGGGCGAATGGGCGACGCTCGGTACCGCAAATTTTTATCGATGACCAGCACGTAGGGGGGTGTGATGATATTCATGCACTGGATGCACAAGGTAAGCTTGACCCGCTTTTGCAATAG
- the gshB gene encoding glutathione synthase, translating into MKFTFIIDPIHLLDPGHDTSVALMEAAQEMGHEVWITQASYLTIVDGKAWASIERVQLTPVELVDGRWVVKSPWYKLGEVAFQPLETMDAVFMRTDPPVTIPYLYATYILDYIDPSKTLVVNSPRGLRSANEKMYALQFTGAIPETIVTPDKKVIREFVEAKGAAVLKPLGGKAGEGILFLEPGDRNLNSLVELSTLQGRVPVMVQTYLPAAKEGDKRIILLDGQPIGAVNRIPTGKEFRGNMAVGGRVAATEITDREREICAQLAPTLQRDGLIFVGIDAIGGYLTEVNVTSPTGVREIDRLNGTRLAYQVIEWVAQSKVISAKVDSTA; encoded by the coding sequence ATGAAATTTACTTTTATTATCGATCCCATTCACCTGCTCGATCCGGGTCACGATACTAGTGTGGCGCTAATGGAAGCGGCGCAGGAAATGGGCCATGAGGTGTGGATAACTCAAGCTAGTTATCTAACTATAGTAGATGGGAAAGCTTGGGCATCTATAGAACGGGTGCAGCTAACGCCTGTAGAGTTGGTGGATGGGCGTTGGGTGGTTAAGTCACCTTGGTATAAGTTGGGCGAAGTGGCTTTTCAACCTTTGGAAACGATGGATGCGGTGTTCATGCGAACTGACCCGCCGGTCACGATTCCTTATCTTTATGCTACGTACATTTTGGACTATATCGACCCGAGCAAAACTCTGGTAGTTAATTCGCCGAGAGGGTTGCGATCGGCTAATGAAAAAATGTATGCTTTGCAGTTTACTGGGGCGATTCCAGAAACGATCGTTACTCCGGATAAAAAGGTGATTCGGGAGTTCGTGGAAGCAAAAGGGGCGGCTGTTTTAAAACCGTTGGGGGGTAAAGCTGGGGAAGGGATCTTATTTTTAGAACCTGGCGATCGCAATTTAAATTCTCTGGTGGAACTGAGCACTCTGCAAGGTCGAGTTCCCGTGATGGTACAAACTTACCTGCCAGCAGCCAAGGAAGGAGATAAACGAATTATCCTGCTCGACGGTCAACCAATTGGTGCGGTGAATAGAATCCCTACGGGTAAAGAGTTTCGCGGTAATATGGCGGTTGGCGGTAGAGTCGCTGCTACGGAAATTACCGATCGCGAACGGGAAATTTGCGCTCAATTAGCACCTACCCTCCAACGGGATGGCTTAATTTTTGTCGGCATTGATGCGATCGGTGGCTACCTTACAGAAGTAAATGTTACCAGCCCTACTGGTGTTAGGGAAATCGATCGATTAAACGGTACTCGTTTGGCTTATCAAGTAATTGAATGGGTAGCCCAATCCAAGGTAATCAGTGCTAAAGTTGACTCAACTGCTTGA
- a CDS encoding DUF4870 domain-containing protein, which translates to MTPTNDNQARTWAAIAHLSSLVWIPLAFVGLSFPILNIVGPLIVWLSKKNDSRFIDEEGKESLNFQISFTIYAFTLLLILAIGLLIYGIVIFGTNPNSSATQGGFLAALLLFGFFAGGVLFIMLIVQLILVIIAAVKAKNGQHYRYPLTIRFIR; encoded by the coding sequence ATGACGCCAACTAACGACAACCAAGCGCGTACATGGGCTGCGATCGCCCATCTTTCTTCCCTAGTGTGGATACCACTAGCCTTTGTTGGTTTGAGTTTTCCTATTCTTAATATTGTCGGGCCGTTGATTGTTTGGTTAAGTAAAAAAAATGACAGTAGATTTATTGACGAAGAGGGCAAAGAATCGTTAAATTTTCAAATTTCTTTTACTATATACGCTTTTACATTGCTATTAATTTTAGCAATTGGGTTGTTGATTTATGGAATCGTTATATTTGGGACTAACCCCAATTCCAGCGCTACCCAAGGTGGTTTTCTAGCAGCTTTATTACTATTTGGCTTTTTTGCAGGGGGAGTACTATTTATTATGCTGATCGTTCAATTAATTTTAGTAATTATTGCTGCTGTCAAAGCAAAAAACGGACAGCATTACCGCTATCCTCTTACCATTAGATTTATCAGGTAG
- a CDS encoding Gfo/Idh/MocA family oxidoreductase, translating to MNQNKVGVAIIGTGFGQKVHIPGLQDHPRTQLVAVYHRDLAKAKAIASAHQIPHACSTLDEIIALPEVQAVSISTPPFLHYEMAKQVLQAGKHLLLEKPTTLSAKQARELYHIANKNNAIAVMDFEFRFVPAWQRLAEMLSEDYVGKKRLIKIDCLVPSRADATRPWNWYSRKDQGGGILGAIGSHIFDYIDWLFGPVQQLCGKLSTAIPARPDPATGEMKPVDADDTCAIMLELADGTPCQVCISSVTYQGRGHWVEVYGDRGTLILGSDNQKDYVHGFRLLAAPVGKTLTEVEIPDRLHFPKTYADGRIAPFMRVVDQWVQGIDAGKEITPSLREGVYSQLLMDLVHQSNDTAKWIEIPNFEKFMASS from the coding sequence ATGAATCAAAACAAAGTCGGCGTAGCAATTATCGGCACTGGATTCGGTCAAAAAGTTCACATTCCCGGTTTGCAAGATCATCCTCGCACTCAATTAGTAGCAGTTTATCATCGTGATTTAGCTAAAGCAAAAGCGATCGCATCTGCTCACCAAATTCCCCACGCTTGCTCGACGCTTGACGAAATAATCGCTTTGCCAGAAGTGCAGGCAGTCAGCATATCTACGCCGCCGTTTTTACACTATGAAATGGCAAAACAGGTTTTACAAGCTGGCAAGCATTTACTGTTAGAAAAACCGACTACTTTATCGGCCAAACAAGCTAGAGAATTATATCATATTGCGAACAAAAATAATGCGATCGCGGTAATGGATTTTGAGTTTCGCTTCGTTCCCGCATGGCAGCGACTAGCAGAAATGCTGTCTGAAGATTATGTAGGAAAAAAACGTTTAATAAAAATTGATTGTTTAGTACCGAGTCGTGCTGATGCGACTCGCCCTTGGAATTGGTACTCTCGCAAAGACCAAGGCGGTGGCATATTAGGGGCAATCGGTTCTCACATTTTCGATTATATCGACTGGTTATTTGGCCCGGTGCAGCAATTGTGTGGCAAACTGAGTACGGCCATTCCCGCACGACCAGACCCGGCTACAGGGGAAATGAAACCAGTAGATGCGGACGATACTTGCGCGATAATGCTGGAATTAGCAGATGGTACGCCTTGCCAGGTTTGTATTAGTTCGGTGACTTATCAAGGACGAGGACATTGGGTAGAAGTGTATGGCGATCGCGGTACGTTAATTTTAGGTAGCGATAACCAAAAAGATTACGTACATGGTTTTCGTCTTTTAGCCGCACCCGTCGGCAAAACTTTAACAGAAGTGGAAATTCCCGATCGCTTGCATTTTCCCAAAACTTATGCAGATGGCAGAATTGCACCCTTTATGCGAGTAGTTGACCAATGGGTGCAAGGAATTGATGCGGGAAAAGAAATAACACCTTCTTTACGTGAAGGTGTTTACTCCCAATTATTGATGGATTTAGTTCATCAATCCAACGATACTGCCAAATGGATAGAAATACCAAATTTTGAAAAATTTATGGCTAGTTCTTAA